One window of the Rhipicephalus sanguineus isolate Rsan-2018 chromosome 4, BIME_Rsan_1.4, whole genome shotgun sequence genome contains the following:
- the LOC125758047 gene encoding uncharacterized protein LOC125758047, with protein MFTRGKHRSSALKHLGSTSKYSTTVKRDAETSSNPYRRPQRSHIRSDGSPAAASSTSWQNRERQATKNEADEATPSSHLLPKTETQKQRKPRTGRRISKKRNCSCCESTMHHERLPIAIRSTKAANDEEGAVTPSPQLLLKADSQNDCKSRTGQRILKKRNCSCCESTMHHERLPIAIRSTKATNDEEGAVTPSPQLVVKAESQNYCKSRTGQRILKKRNCSCCDATMPHERRPSTILSTKMPKDEADAVTPSLQLLLKADNQKDGKSRTGRRILKGRKCSCCESTMHHERRYSAGQSTRANNLRKAASSKVRRRLILDDDQGAAAHCTPGFSDASTHNAAPQPQRKCTPAMDSEDDAPNTQLSIETWLMRSKHNRNIKTTSGPQSEAACKSTVYTKGRTPMLALGERVATAPVKTAGKQTRGRANAAPRKLAQARLCAMSDTKEAASSEVCISQNKVRSTKQQKPSYLSARRAPKADAPKPKPTARAGPSHSRGSKSSNKVSKPTKVVDDAKALQKVSVGAVARRRKTRPGTPVNETACDDMYECKRVAGGIPNHFFEEERWERLSDIVMPITSTPPPNSPHLSPRRAQFSSYHDLDSAPSAVSRKNAMAIMRSMRKRGAEAGTLLCSTPKNVKHRNVKKALKGLRKLEEILKQDRMRESCRDFSEQSDDAEDEMCLEEEPLG; from the exons ATGTTTACGCGTGGGAAGCATCGGTCCTCTGCGTTAAAACATTTAGGATCTACATCTAAATACAGCACGACTGTGAAGCGAGACGCGGAGACCAGTTCCAACCCCTACCGACGACCGCAGCGCAGCCACATTCGTAGTGATGGGAGCCCTGCCGCGGCCTCCTCCACATCTTGGCAGAACAGAGAACGACAAGCGACCAAGAACGAAGCAGACGAGGCAACGCCGAGCTCACATCTTCTCCCGAAAACTGAGACCCAGAAACAACGCAA GCCGAGGACTGGCCGGCGGATATCCAAAAAACGTAACTGCAGCTGCTGCGAGTCGACTATGCACCATGAACGCCTCCCTATCGCCATTCGGAGTACTAAAGCGGCAAATGACGAAGAAGGCGCGGTAACGCCAAGTCCGCAGCTGCTTCTGAAAGCAGACAGCCAGAACGATTGCAAGTCGAGGACTGGCCAGCGAATTCTCAAAAAACGTAACTGCAGCTGCTGCGAGTCGACTATGCACCATGAACGCCTCCCTATCGCCATTCGGAGTACTAAAGCAACAAATGACGAAGAAGGCGCGGTAACGCCAAGTCCGCAGCTGGTTGTGAAAGCAGAGAGCCAGAACTATTGCAAGTCTAGGACTGGCCAGCGAATTCTCAAAAAACGTAACTGCAGCTGCTGCGATGCAACTATGCCCCATGAACGCCGGCCCAGCACCATTCTGAGTACAAAAATGCCTAAGGACGAAGCAGATGCTGTAACGCCAAGTCTTCAGCTGCTTCTGAAGGCTGACAACCAGAAAGATGGAAAGTCGAGGACTGGCCGGCGAATTCTCAAAGGACGTAAATGCAGCTGCTGCGAGTCGACTATGCACCATGAACGCAGGTACAGCGCTGGTCAAAGCACACGAGCGAACAATTTACGCAAAGCTGCAAGCAGCAAAGTTAGGCGCAGGCTGATCCTGGATGATGATCAAGGTGCTGCTGCACATTGCACTCCAGGATTCAGTGATGCATCAACTCATAatgcagcaccacaaccacaaagaAAGTGCACTCCTGCCATGGATAGTGAGGACGATGCACCAAACACCCAGTTAAGCATAGAAACATGGCTGATGCGAAGTAAACATAATCGTAATATAAAGACCACTTCAGGACCCCAGAGTGAAGCTGCATGCAAGAGCACCGTCTATACAAAAGGCCGAACACCAATGTTAGCACTTGGAGAGCGTGTAGCCACAGCTCCAGTGAAGACAGCTGGGAAACAAACTCGTGGTAGAGCCAACGCTGCACCAAGAAAACTGGCACAGGCTCGATTGTGCGCTATGAGTGATACCAAAGAAGCTGCCTCATCAGAGGTCTGCATTAGTCAGAACAAAGTCCGGAGCACCAAACAACAAAAGCCATCATACTTAAGCGCTCGGAGGGCACCAAAAGCAGATGCACCAAAACCCAAGCCCACAGCGAGAGCAGGACCAAGCCATTCCCGTGGCTCCAAATCATCAAACAAGGTTTCAAAGCCCACAAAAGTAGTAGACGATGCAAAGGCATTGCAGAAGGTGTCAGTTGGGGCAGTGGCTCGCAGGCGGAAAACGAGACCTGGCACACCGGTGAATGAGACAGCATGCGACGACATGTACGAGTGTAAACGAGTTGCTGGAGGCATACCAAATCATTTCTTCGAAGAGGAACGCTGGGAACGGCTTTCCGACATTGTGATGCCAATTACAAGCACACCGCCACCCAATTCCCCACATCTCAGCCCCAGGAGAGCTCAGTTCTCGTCGTACCACGACCTGGACAGCGCGCCATCTGCAGTGTCCCGAAAAAATGCAATGGCAATCATGCGCAGCATGCGCAAGCGCGGCGCTGAGGCTGGCACCTTACTGTGCTCAACGCCAAAAAACGTGAAACACCGTAATGTGAAGAAAGCACTGAAGGGCCTTCGTAAGCTGGAAGAAATATTAAAGCAAGACAGGATGAGGGAAAGCTGTCGAGATTTTAGTGAGCAGAGTGATGATGCAGAGGACGAAATGTGCCTTGAAGAAGAGCCTTTGGGATGA